In Achromobacter spanius, the following proteins share a genomic window:
- the rpsR gene encoding 30S ribosomal protein S18 has product MAFFGKRKEKRKFTQQNPLFKRRKFCRFTAAGVEEIDYKDLDTLRDFVQENGKIIPARLTGTKAIYQRQLDTAIKRARFLALLPYTDNHN; this is encoded by the coding sequence ATGGCTTTCTTCGGAAAACGCAAAGAAAAACGCAAATTCACGCAGCAGAACCCGCTCTTCAAGCGTCGTAAGTTCTGCCGCTTTACCGCAGCCGGCGTCGAAGAGATCGACTACAAGGATCTGGACACCCTGCGCGACTTCGTGCAAGAAAACGGCAAGATCATCCCGGCTCGCTTGACCGGCACCAAGGCAATCTACCAGCGTCAGCTGGACACGGCCATCAAGCGCGCGCGCTTCCTGGCTCTGTTGCCTTACACCGACAACCACAACTAA
- a CDS encoding DUF817 domain-containing protein, with protein sequence MHHPAANDWPLIAGLQAWESRLANNLAGRGRLGVALYEFFRFGVKQAWACLFGGLMCALLLGTHWWYPKDALLARYDFLTLAALGIQALLLLLRMETWSEARVILMFHVVGTGMEIFKTAAGSWIYPEASVLRIGGVPLFTGFMYAAVGSYLARVWRLFDFRFRAHPPMVATVALSVLIYVNFFAHHFIMDFRWVLFALTAVLFARTWVYFRIWRVYRRMPLLLGFVLVALFIWFAENIGTFANAWRYPNQSHAWQWVSIAKLGSWFLLMIISYVMVSVVNRPREIDVADLPQTVDTGGGKAPSLIS encoded by the coding sequence GTGCACCATCCGGCGGCCAACGACTGGCCGCTTATCGCGGGGCTGCAAGCCTGGGAATCGCGGCTGGCCAATAACTTGGCCGGCCGCGGTCGTTTGGGCGTGGCGCTCTATGAGTTCTTCCGCTTTGGCGTCAAGCAGGCCTGGGCCTGCCTGTTCGGCGGGCTGATGTGCGCGCTGCTGCTGGGCACGCACTGGTGGTATCCCAAGGACGCGCTGCTGGCGCGCTACGACTTCCTGACGCTCGCTGCGCTGGGCATCCAGGCCCTGTTGCTGCTCTTGCGCATGGAGACCTGGAGCGAGGCCCGCGTGATCCTGATGTTCCATGTGGTCGGCACAGGCATGGAAATCTTCAAGACAGCGGCGGGGTCATGGATCTACCCCGAGGCCAGCGTACTGCGCATCGGCGGGGTGCCGCTGTTTACCGGCTTCATGTATGCGGCGGTGGGCAGCTACCTGGCGCGGGTGTGGCGGCTGTTCGACTTCCGGTTTCGCGCCCATCCTCCCATGGTCGCCACCGTGGCCTTGTCGGTGCTGATCTACGTGAACTTCTTCGCGCACCACTTCATCATGGACTTCCGGTGGGTGCTGTTCGCGCTGACGGCCGTGCTGTTCGCGCGGACCTGGGTGTATTTCCGCATATGGCGCGTCTACCGCCGCATGCCCTTGCTGCTGGGCTTCGTGCTGGTGGCCTTGTTCATCTGGTTCGCCGAAAACATCGGCACCTTCGCCAACGCCTGGCGCTATCCCAACCAGTCGCACGCCTGGCAATGGGTCTCCATCGCCAAGCTCGGGTCATGGTTTCTCTTGATGATCATCAGCTACGTGATGGTCAGCGTGGTCAATCGGCCGCGTGAAATCGATGTTGCCGATCTGCCGCAAACGGTTGATACGGGCGGCGGAAAAGCTCCGTCCCTGATTTCCTGA
- the rplI gene encoding 50S ribosomal protein L9 codes for MQVILLEKVLNLGNLGEVVRVRDGYARNFLIPQRKARRATDAALKEFEARRAELEKAQAEKLAAAQALGERIAGFQLKIAQKAGVDGRLFGSVTNADIAEALKKAGFEGVEKGQVRLPNGQLKSVGEFPIQVALHADVVVDVTVLVEGELS; via the coding sequence ATGCAAGTTATTCTGCTCGAAAAAGTCCTCAACCTGGGCAACCTGGGTGAAGTCGTCCGCGTGCGTGACGGTTACGCCCGCAACTTCCTGATTCCCCAGCGCAAGGCCCGTCGTGCTACCGACGCCGCCCTGAAGGAATTCGAAGCGCGTCGCGCCGAACTGGAAAAGGCCCAGGCTGAAAAGCTGGCCGCCGCCCAGGCTCTGGGTGAGCGCATCGCCGGCTTCCAACTGAAGATCGCTCAGAAGGCCGGCGTTGACGGTCGTCTGTTCGGCTCGGTGACCAATGCCGACATCGCTGAAGCGCTGAAGAAGGCTGGTTTCGAAGGCGTTGAAAAGGGCCAAGTGCGCCTGCCCAACGGTCAACTGAAGTCGGTTGGCGAGTTCCCGATCCAGGTCGCTCTGCATGCTGACGTTGTTGTTGACGTCACGGTCCTGGTTGAAGGCGAACTGTCCTAA
- the rpsF gene encoding 30S ribosomal protein S6, giving the protein MRHYEVVFIVHPDQSEQVPAMVERYQALVTGQGGSVHRLEDWGRRQLAYPIQKLVKAHYVCLNIECGQATLDELEHSFRYNDAVLRHLVIKTKKAQTTPSIMMKSVEREEARKASAEAVAVQPE; this is encoded by the coding sequence ATGCGTCACTACGAAGTAGTGTTTATTGTTCACCCCGACCAAAGCGAGCAAGTGCCCGCCATGGTCGAGCGTTACCAAGCGCTGGTCACGGGCCAAGGCGGCTCGGTTCACCGCCTGGAAGACTGGGGTCGCCGTCAACTGGCCTACCCGATCCAGAAGCTCGTCAAGGCTCACTACGTTTGCCTGAACATCGAGTGCGGCCAAGCCACGCTGGATGAGCTGGAACACTCGTTCCGCTACAACGACGCCGTTCTGCGCCACCTGGTCATCAAGACCAAGAAGGCCCAGACCACGCCCTCGATCATGATGAAGTCGGTTGAGCGCGAAGAAGCCCGTAAGGCTTCGGCTGAAGCTGTCGCGGTTCAGCCCGAGTAA
- the priB gene encoding primosomal replication protein N, which produces MNKLELSARVLECEPLRHTPAGLPALEMVLAHESEVIEAGHPRRVELTITAVALGDLALLLKNTALGSELLVQGFLAPVRKDSVKIKLHLQQARKISGSAGRDPQVA; this is translated from the coding sequence ATGAATAAGCTGGAACTCAGCGCCCGCGTTCTTGAATGCGAGCCTTTGCGCCACACTCCCGCCGGTTTGCCCGCACTGGAAATGGTGCTGGCACACGAGTCTGAAGTCATCGAAGCCGGCCACCCGCGCCGTGTTGAATTGACGATCACGGCCGTGGCATTGGGCGATCTGGCGTTGCTGTTGAAAAACACCGCGTTAGGGTCTGAATTGCTGGTGCAGGGGTTTTTGGCTCCCGTCCGCAAAGACTCGGTGAAGATCAAGCTGCATCTGCAGCAGGCACGCAAGATCAGCGGCAGCGCAGGACGCGATCCGCAGGTGGCTTGA